The genomic window CAGAATTTTTCAGGGCCAGGGAGCGCTTGCGCAACAACCAGATATTCATGAGCACAACCGCAATGGTGGCAGACAGGACATACAGAATGAGTGCCGTGAGATAAGCGCTTTCAGTGAGCATCGGTTTCTCCCTTTGTCGTGAGGCTCTGCTCCGGCGGCTCTGATGCAGACTCCCTCTTCCCCGGTGGCATTTGCACGTAATACCCCTCGGACTCCAGCGCTGCCAGTCCCGTGACCGTATCGGCCAGCGCGAGCTTACGCGAGGGCTCCAGAGCGAAAACCAGTGCGGACTCCGGATCGCCGAACATCGACAGAAGGGCCTCGGGCACGCGCTCCAGTCCCTCTTCGCGTTTCACAAACAGATACATACCCTCTTTGCGGGGGCTACGAAGCAGTCTGCACGGCACCATGGCGCGTAGCCAGAAAATAAGGTTCCTCACAGGCCCTGATGGTTTTTGAGACCCGTGCTAATCTCGGCAAAACCGAGAGCCCTGCGAGCGCTGTATGACCGACGCTATCGAGCATCCCAAAACGCTGCGCCAGCGCGACCTCGTGCTGTTTACCGTATCGGCGATCCTCCTGCCCGACATCCTCACCTCTTCCGCGTCCGCGGGCGTCTCGAGCATCGCGTGGTGGCTGCTTCTGGGTTTGCTGTTTTTTTTCCCTATGGGCCTGATCAGCGCGGAGCTGGGTTGCAGCTACCCGGAACAGGGCGGCATCTACACCTGGATTCGCAATGCTTTCGGCGGCCGATGGGCCTCAAGGGTTACCTACTGCTACTGGGTGAATATGGCGCTGTGGCTGCCTTCCATGTTTATTCTCTTTGCCGGTGTGGCCAACCGCCTCTTTGACCTCGAGGCCTCCCTGACGATACAGATCGGCATTGCCATCGCCATCACCTGGCTCACGGTGGCGGCCAATGTGGTGGCCCTGAAGATCGGCAAATGGATTCCCAATATCGGTGCCATCTCAAAGTTTTTGCTGTTCGGGGCCCTGATTGCCGGTACCTGGCGCTTCCTTTCCTCCCACGAAGTAGCAAATGCCATGACCGTGGAGACCCTCACGCCAAGCTGGGGTGACGGGCTGCAGTTTATCCCCGCGATTATCTACGGCATGCTGGGTTTTGAGCTGGCAAGCGCCGGATCGGCAGAAATGCGCAACCCCCGGCGCGACGTTCCCCGGGCCATTCTCTGGTCCGGCATGATCGTATTGCTACTGTCAGTGCTCGGCACCTTTGCCGTACTAGCCACCATTCCCGTCGCCGGTATCAATATTGTAGAGGGCGTGATTGATGTCCTGGCGCTTGCCTTCGCGGGCTCTGCCGCTGGGGACGCTCTGGTGCTATTCCTCGGTGTCTGCTTCCTCTTTGGCATCTACTCCAGCTGTGCCGCCTGGTCCATGGGGGCGAATCGCGCCGCGGCAGAAGCGGCCATGGAGAAGGAGCTCCCCGCGTGGTTTGGCATCGAATTGCCGGGCAATGGCTCACCCGTCGGTGCCGCAGCCCTTACGGGCACAGTGAGCACCCTCGCCCTGCTGAGCTACGGCTTTATGTCCGGCAGCAATGAGGATCTGTTCTGGTCGCTGTTCGCCTTCAGCTCCGTGCTGTTTATGCTGCCCTACCTGGGCATGGTTTTGGCATTCCTTCGCATGCGCAGCGTGGATGGCGAGCACCCCCGACCCTTTCGGGTCCCGGGAGGTCGTCCGGGCGCCTGGATGAGCGCCATGCTCTGTGGATCGATTCTCATCATCGCTATCGCACTGTTTATGGTGACGCCCGGGGAGGGCCCCCAGTGGGCGGTGATCATCGGCGTCGTGGCAGCACTGCTGCTGGGGGAGCTCCTGGTGCGGACCGCGGAACAATCCGCAGGCTCTTCCGTCTAACGGACCGGTGCATCTAATCTGAAGGCCCCAACGTAAACAAGCCTGTGTTTACAATGAGAAGACCCATGTCTAACGCCAGCGCATCCAGGGAAACTAAGAGCCCCCGCAAACGTGCGGGGCTTGTTGCTTTAATCATGCTCACCGCTGCCGCGGTTGCTAACGAGCTTGCCGTGAACAAGGCGGCCGCCGCCACGATGCAGCAGACCGCCGAAGAACGGGAGCTGAACCTTGAAAAAGTGGGCGAAGCGCGGCTGAAATTTCTTCTCTGGTCCGTCTACGACTCCCGTCTCTATACACCCACGGGGCAGTATCAAAACGGCATCCGTCCCCTGAAGCTGGAGATTGAGTACCTCCTCGATGTCAAAGCTGATGCCCTCGTGGAGCGGACGCAGACCGAGTGGAACAAGATGGGACGCAATCACCCGCGGCAGGATGAGTGGCGTCAGAAGCTGGGCAGTATCTGGACAGACATCAACTCCGGAGACGTAATCAGCCTTGAACTGGACCAGGAAAATCGCAGCACCTTCCGTCGTAATGGCGAGCTTTTAGGGCACATAGAGGATCCGGAATTCGGTCAGGAGTTTGTGGATATCTGGCTGTCGGAAGACTGCACCCACCCGGAAGTTCGCCAGGCTCTCCTCGGCCAGAGCTAGGCAAGGGCCGGGGCTGGGCCGGGGCTAGAAAAGAGCCGAGAGATACTCCTCGAGGCGCTCTTCGGCCTGAGCGCCGAAGAGAATGCGGCTGGCCTCCGCGAGTCCCGGCGCACTGCGTATATCCTCAACGCGGACCACCTGCTCTATTTTTGAGCGCCGGCGCATAAAGTCCTCCAGACGCACGACCATTTCGCGACGGGCGGTAAGCTCGATCTCACACCGGGTGTACTCTGCGTGTTCAATCAGCAGCTCGACGCTCTCGGGTCTTTCCCGGATGCGATCCAGAAGCTGAAATGCGGCTTCTCCGTAACGTCGCCAGAACCGTTCGCTCAGGGGCTCGGACGATCCCGGATCGGTCATTTCATCCAGACCCAGCTGACTCGCCTGCTGCATGAACAGCGCCTTCACCGAGCCACGGGGCTCCCCGTACCAGGAAGCCTTGGGTTTGGGCAGGGTGATACCCAGAGATTCCACCGCGGCAACAATTTCCTCCCCCACGTTCAGGCAGTCCGTCAGCTTGCCGCCAAAGATACTGATCTGGGACAGACCCTCATTGATCTCAATTTCATGTTTCCGCGATAGCTGCACCCAGTCCGTTGCGCCCTGGGAACCCGTTACCGCGAGGGGACGAACCCCCACTCGCTCGGCGATCACATCCTCCGGGCGGATGGGTTCGCGCAGATCGATAAGCTCGTTGACGTTGTCGAGCACGAACTGCCGGTCCTCCGCCGTGACGCCCACGGCAGGGTCACTGACCGCGGTATCGGTGGTACCAATACAGGTCTTTGGCCCCATGGGGATCAGAAAAAACAAACGACCATCGCTGGCAAAAAAGGTCAGCACCCGCCGGCTATCCGTTACCCGGTCAACGATCAGATGAATGCCCTTGGAGAACAGGTGACGATACTCGGTCTCCACGCCAATCATGGTATTCATGGCGTCCACCCAGGGACCACAGGCATTGATTACGACTTTGGCGCGTAAGGCGTAACTCTGCTGGCTCTCGCAATCGCGCAGGCGACAATCCCAGCCGCCGTCGCGGGGCTGGGCCTCGTCAAGACTCACATAGTTGGCTGCAACACAGCCCAGATCCAGGGCCCGGCGAATAAAACTGAAAACGAAACGCGCATCGTTGTCGTAGAGATAGCAGTCGGAATACTCCAGCCCCCCCGCGGCGTTACTGGTGTTGATTTCCGGTTCCAGTTTTTTGATCGCCCGGGGCGAAAGATAGCGGGGAGCACGGGTTTTGCAGCGCCCCATGAGCCAGTAGAGCACGCTGCCTAAAAACACAAAAAACGACCAGAAGCGAAATCCCCGCTGAATCGTGGTGAAGAAGCGGATTTCTTTGACCGTAGCCGGATAGGCGCGCATGAGCTCATTGCGCGAACGACAGAGCTTGTTCACCAGTAAAAACTCGCGGCTCTCGAGGTACTTGATGCCACCCCAGGCCAGATTGCTGGAGTTGGAGCTCACGCCGCTGGCGAAGTCTCCGCGGTCCACCAGTGCCACGCGCACACCCTTCCCCGCCAGGGCCGCGGCGGAGACAGCGCCGTTGATGCCGCCCCCGACGATAAGGACGTCGTACTCCTGGCCATCGAGATTTTCGAGATTTTTATCGCGCAGGGCGGTGGACACCGCGTTCTCTCCTCAGGCAAACACCGGCAGTTTCCCGGGGTCAACTGGACAGTGACCCTGGTAAACACCACTATAACGCATTCTTTTGGTGGTACCCCCAACCCTATGGATCAAGAAACACAGGAAAGCTATCGCGGCCTCGATTACCCCTGGGGTCGCGGGGTCAACCCCGAGCCCGGCGAGCCCCGGCGCATTGCTGACGGGGTCTACTGGGCGCGGTTTGCCATGCCCATGTCCCTGGATCACATCAACCTCTGGCTTTTGGAGGATGGCGATGGCTGGACCATCGTCGACACCTGCCTGAACCTTCCCGATGCCCGGGAAGTCTGGGAAGGACTTTTTGAAGGCTTTATGGGCGGAAAACCCGTAAAGCGGGTGATTTGCACGCACATGCACCCGGATCACGTGGGCCTCGCCGGATGGATCTGCGAAAAGCACGGCTGCGATCTCTGGATGTCCCGCGCCGAATACCTTATGTGTCGCTCTCTCGTATCCGACACCGGTCGCGAGGCGCCCGAGGTCGCTGTGGACTTCTACCGCGGGGCGGGCTACACCGAGGAACAGCTGGAGAAGTACAAGAAACGCTTCGGATTTTTTGGCAAAGCTGTCTCCACTTTACCCGACCGCTATCGACGCCTGGTGGATCTGGAGACTCTGAACATCGGGGGCCGGTACTGGCAGATCATGGAAGGCAGCGGCCACTCGCCGGAGCACCTCTGCCTCTACTGTCCGGCCCTCAAGCTGTTTATCTCCGGTGACCAGGTGCTGCCGCGCATCACCCCCAATGTGTCCGTGTTCCCCACGGAGCCCGAGGGTGACCCCCTCAAATACTGGCTGCGCTCCGGTGCCCGGCTGCGGGAGCGTCTTCCTGAAGATCTGCTGGTGCTCCCCTCCCATGAGGCCCCGTTTTACGGGCTCCACGTGCGCCTGACACAGATTCTTGAAGCCCATAAAGAAGACCTGAGCGCGCTGTTTAAATTGCTCGCCGAGCCCCGACGGGCCGTGGACTGTTTTCCGGCGCTATTCAAACGGGACATTGGTGAGGGCTCCCTGGGACTCGCCACGGGAGAAACCCTCGCCCACCTGAATTGCCTCCTGGGCCGCCGGCGCATCCGCCGCCACTGCGACGAGCACGGTGTGAACTGGTATGTGCAGGACCCGGACGCTGTCGACCTGGATGAGGACTGATGACCATAAAAGCCCTGAAGGCGCTGCGAGCGTGAACATGCTGCAGCGACTCAAAGTCGGTTTATTCCGCAGGTATTACCGCTTTAGTGCCCGCCAGGCCTGGCACGCTCCCGACGTACACAGCTCTCCGGGCTTCCTCGAACTGCCAACGTCCGCCGGCCCTCTCCGGGGGCATCTCTATCGCGGAGAACAGAGTAGCGAGCGTCCCCTGGTGATTTACTTCCATGGTGGCGGCTGGGTCATTGGCGATCTCCAGACCCATCATGCCTACTGTCAGGCCCTTTGCGATGCGTCCGGTGCCACGCTTATCGCCGTGGATTATCGTCTGGCCCCGGAGCACCGGTTCCCCACCGCCCAGGATGATTGCCTGGCTGCCGCGACCGCCATCGCTGAGCGCCTATCGGATTTTGGTCCGAACAATGGCTCGATTGTTCTGGCGGGAGACAGTGCCGGTGGCCAGCTGTCCCTGTGCACAGCCCTCGCCGCAGAGAAGGTCCTCCGGGAGGCCATCGTGGGAATGATACTCACCTACCCCGTGGTGGATCACTACACGCGACCGTCACCCTCCTACCTTGACTGCGCCCGGGGACAGGCCCTGACCAGCGATATCATGCGCTGGTTCTGGGATAGCTATCTCGGTGATACGGACCCCGAGGACCCAGGAACCCAGCGCGCCTTCCCGATTCGAAGTACGGCACTGAGTACACTACCGCCGGCCCTTCTGTGCACCGCCGGGCGAGACCCCCTTCGCGATGAGGGCATGGCGATGGCCGACGCCCTGCGGGATGCGGGCGTCGCCGTGGAACAGGAACACTACCCCGATTCAGAACACGGCTTTGCCTGCTCCCTGGGTCCGACGGAAGATTACAAAGCCTGGCTTGCCCGCTGTGCGAGCTGGATCGCCGAGCGTCCTCCGTCCTCCTAGGGCGCTCTAGGCGCTGATCTTTGCAAGTATCTCCTTGCAGCCCGCCTCGTCGAGGAGCCTGGGTGCGAAGTAGCCCGTGGCCTCCGCCACCGCCAGACCCGTGAGGTAGTCAAAGTCTGCGCTGTTGATCTTCTCTGAGGTGGCAGGAATACCCACGGCATCCCGAAGGCTCACCACCGCATCGATAAACGCCCGCGCCTGCTCTCTGGCACTCTGCCCCGCCGTAGCAACACCAATAAGCTGCGCCAGCTCCGCCAGAGAATCTTCGGCCTCGACAGCGCAATAATCGAGAACATGAGGCAGCACCATGGCGTTCGCCAGACCATGGGGAATCTGGTACTTACCCCCGAGCTGATGAGCGATGGCGTGCACCGTGCCCACATTGACCTGATTGATCGCGATACCCGCGTAATAGGACGCCAGGGCCATGGACTCTCGGGCCTCGGCATCATCGCCCTGGGTATAGGCGCGCTCGAGATTCGCAAAAATAATTCGGATGGCGCGCTCGGCATTCTCCTTACGCGTGCCCCGATCCCAGCGGCAGATATAGGCTTCAATGGCGTGGGTCAGGGCATCCATCCCTGTCGCCGCGGTAATCGCCGGCGGCATACCCATCTGTAGATCGGGGTCCAGAGCCGTGGCCCCCATGCCCAGTCCCGCTCCGGAAATCACCCCCTTTTCATGGGTCGCAGAGTCAGAAATGACCGCGCCCATGGTGGCCTCGGAGCCGGTACCCGCCGTGGTGGGAATGGCAAAAAGCGGCATCACCTCGTGCTTGACCTTGGCAAAGCCTATCCAATCACGCGGATCCTCATCGCTGGTTGCCGTGGCCGCGATCAGTTTGGCGCAGTCAATAGAAGAGCCACCGCCGATGGCAAGCACGGCGTCGCTGCCGTGGTCCTTCAGTATCGCCAGACCTGCTGCGCCCTGGTCAAAGGTAGGATCAGGTTGAACACCGTCATAAAAAGCGATGTCCACGTCGGAGTCCTTGAATCCCTCGAGAGCCTTATCCACGATCCCGAGATCTCTGAGCACGGTGTCGGTGACCACCAGCACACGCTTGAACCCCGAGCGGCGAATATGCCCGCAAAGCTGCGCCGCGCTGCCTGCACCCGCGAAGGCCAGATAGGTGCCCCCCGGTGCCGACGCCGTGAGAATCTTGGCTAGAATGAAAAGCAGTTTGTTCTTGATTTTATTCATGGATAGCCTGGTGCCCAGTTTTTCGAAGCCCGAAGGGTAGCAAGTCAGGGGATTCACAGCGAGGGTCTCGAGCTTGCCCTTTTATCGAGTGGATGCGATGTTGGATGCTCCCCAGGCGACCAGCCTTCTTCACAGCAAAGGACCCCTATTGATGACAGACATCACACGCCGGTTTGTACATATCGATGAAAGCGATCGTAGCCTGTCCCTTCAGGAGGATCAGGCCCCCGTACCCGGCGCCGACGAAGTCCTTATTGAAGTGGCAGCCGCGGGTCTTAATCGCGCAGACCTCCTTCAATGGAAGGGTCTTTACCCCCCGCCACCCGATGCATCGCCCATCATGGGGCTTGAGGTCGCTGGCACCGTGGTGGCCTGCGGTGAGGCCGTCAATGAATTCCGGCCCGGGGACGAGGTCTGCGCCCTCACCCACGGCGGTGGCTACGCAAGCCACGCCATCGCCCCCCGGGGGCAGACCCTGGCCGTGCCCGCAGCCTTCGAGCTCCACGAGGCAGCGGCGTTGCCCGAAGCGCTGCTGACGGTCTGGCATAACGTGTTTCAGCGCGCGGGATTAAAAGCGGGTGAGAACGTGCTTATTCACGGCGGCGCCAGCGGCATCGGCACCCTGGGTGTCGGTATCTGCAAGGCCATGGGCGCCACGGTTTTCAGCACCGCAGGCAGCGAGGAGAAATGTCGCCGCGTCGAAGCCCTCGGCGCAAGCAAAGCGTTCAATTACAAGAAGGAGGATTTCGTCGAGGGGCTTGATGCCCTGGGTCTCAAGGGCAGGATCGCGGTGATTCTGGACATGGTAGGGGGCGACTATATCGAACGCAATTTCGAGGTCGCTGCACCGGAAGGGCGCATCGTGAACATTGCTTTCTTGCGGGGTTTCAAGGCTGACGTCAATTTTCTTCCCCTGCTACTCAAGCGCCTCACACTCACGGGCTCCACCCTGCGGGCCCAGTCTGAGACGCAGAAGGCACAGATGGTTCGCGAGATTCGCGAGGAACTTTTCGAACACCTGGACAAGGGATCGATCCAAGCGGTGATTGACCGGGAGTTCCCCCTGGCTCAGGCTCAGGAAGCTCTGGAGTACATGGAATCCGGGGTGCACATGGGTAAGATTCTCCTGCGACCCTGAGCGGCAGTTCTCGATGCATTCACCTCCTCACACCGCCAATCACGCCGCCAAACTGCTGGCACCCGCCGTCCTGACCCTGTTTCTCATGGCCTGTGGCGGGGGCGGAGGGGGAGGTTCCAGTCCCGCGCCTGCGCCGGTCAACACAGCGCCCGTGGCGGAAGCCGGAGACTCCCGGACCGTTGATGCCGGGGCAGCCGTCATTCTCAACGGCGACGCCAGCCGGGATAACGACGGCAGCATCACCGCCTTTGCATGGTCCCAGATTGAGGGCCCCGCGGTGGAGCTGGCCACCCCTGACCAGGCGCAGGCAACATTTACAGCGCCCAGCCTCGGGGAGGATCGTGAGCTGCTGTTTTCTCTTCGCGTCACTGACGACGACGGGGCCACGGCCAGCGATACGGTCACGATCACGGTACTTGCGGCGACGGTAGCGGAACAGGTTTCCATCAGTGGTCGCATTCTGCCATCGGCCAGTCAGAGCCTCGATGGCGACACCAATGATCCCTTTAACCCTCTTCTCAGCAATGACGATCCGGCACAGCCCCAGCGCATCACCAACCCCACCACCCTTGGAGGCTACGTCAACGAGCCCGGGGCCGGGGCCGAGGGTCGCTCCCTGATTGCTGGGGATCGCGAGGATTACTTCCTCGTGGAGCTTTTAGGGGGACAGAGCATCAACCTCCTGGTGGCGGAGTACCAGGATGCCGATGCGGATCTCTATCTGTATTCCAGCGCCGGTGAGCTCCTGGATTTTTCCATCGAAACAGGACCCCGGGAAACTCTGGTCATCGATGAGAGTGGCACCTACCTGGTGAACGTCTCCATATTTGCGGGGGCGACCAATTACACCCTGGCCATCGGCTCCAGCCTGGTGCCCGTAAGCCGACCGCCCTACGAGGATGTGATTCCTGGACAGGTGATCCTTTCCTACGGGGAAGACGGGGAGGCCGGGGAAAGCAACCCCAACCCGGAGAACATCGCAGAGTCTCTGAGCCAACGTCTGCAGATGCGCCAGCTCGGCGGTGGACCGCAACGGGCGCGACTCATGGCAATGGAAAGCGCCGGCCAGGACCGGCAGCTGATGACCCGCCGTCTCGGCGCCCAGCAATTCCGCCGCCCGCAATTCCAGGATGAGACCCTCGCAAAACGCTGGGGCACGCTCCTGAGCATCAAGCGTCTGGCGCGCACACCGGGAGTTGCCAGTGCGGAACCAAACTACCGTGTGAGGCCCACGGCCTCAGTAAACGATGAGGCCT from Congregibacter litoralis KT71 includes these protein-coding regions:
- a CDS encoding YcgL domain-containing protein, producing the protein MVPCRLLRSPRKEGMYLFVKREEGLERVPEALLSMFGDPESALVFALEPSRKLALADTVTGLAALESEGYYVQMPPGKRESASEPPEQSLTTKGETDAH
- a CDS encoding APC family permease, with product MTDAIEHPKTLRQRDLVLFTVSAILLPDILTSSASAGVSSIAWWLLLGLLFFFPMGLISAELGCSYPEQGGIYTWIRNAFGGRWASRVTYCYWVNMALWLPSMFILFAGVANRLFDLEASLTIQIGIAIAITWLTVAANVVALKIGKWIPNIGAISKFLLFGALIAGTWRFLSSHEVANAMTVETLTPSWGDGLQFIPAIIYGMLGFELASAGSAEMRNPRRDVPRAILWSGMIVLLLSVLGTFAVLATIPVAGINIVEGVIDVLALAFAGSAAGDALVLFLGVCFLFGIYSSCAAWSMGANRAAAEAAMEKELPAWFGIELPGNGSPVGAAALTGTVSTLALLSYGFMSGSNEDLFWSLFAFSSVLFMLPYLGMVLAFLRMRSVDGEHPRPFRVPGGRPGAWMSAMLCGSILIIAIALFMVTPGEGPQWAVIIGVVAALLLGELLVRTAEQSAGSSV
- a CDS encoding chalcone isomerase family protein; its protein translation is MSNASASRETKSPRKRAGLVALIMLTAAAVANELAVNKAAAATMQQTAEERELNLEKVGEARLKFLLWSVYDSRLYTPTGQYQNGIRPLKLEIEYLLDVKADALVERTQTEWNKMGRNHPRQDEWRQKLGSIWTDINSGDVISLELDQENRSTFRRNGELLGHIEDPEFGQEFVDIWLSEDCTHPEVRQALLGQS
- a CDS encoding glycerol-3-phosphate dehydrogenase/oxidase — protein: MSTALRDKNLENLDGQEYDVLIVGGGINGAVSAAALAGKGVRVALVDRGDFASGVSSNSSNLAWGGIKYLESREFLLVNKLCRSRNELMRAYPATVKEIRFFTTIQRGFRFWSFFVFLGSVLYWLMGRCKTRAPRYLSPRAIKKLEPEINTSNAAGGLEYSDCYLYDNDARFVFSFIRRALDLGCVAANYVSLDEAQPRDGGWDCRLRDCESQQSYALRAKVVINACGPWVDAMNTMIGVETEYRHLFSKGIHLIVDRVTDSRRVLTFFASDGRLFFLIPMGPKTCIGTTDTAVSDPAVGVTAEDRQFVLDNVNELIDLREPIRPEDVIAERVGVRPLAVTGSQGATDWVQLSRKHEIEINEGLSQISIFGGKLTDCLNVGEEIVAAVESLGITLPKPKASWYGEPRGSVKALFMQQASQLGLDEMTDPGSSEPLSERFWRRYGEAAFQLLDRIRERPESVELLIEHAEYTRCEIELTARREMVVRLEDFMRRRSKIEQVVRVEDIRSAPGLAEASRILFGAQAEERLEEYLSALF
- a CDS encoding MBL fold metallo-hydrolase; its protein translation is MDQETQESYRGLDYPWGRGVNPEPGEPRRIADGVYWARFAMPMSLDHINLWLLEDGDGWTIVDTCLNLPDAREVWEGLFEGFMGGKPVKRVICTHMHPDHVGLAGWICEKHGCDLWMSRAEYLMCRSLVSDTGREAPEVAVDFYRGAGYTEEQLEKYKKRFGFFGKAVSTLPDRYRRLVDLETLNIGGRYWQIMEGSGHSPEHLCLYCPALKLFISGDQVLPRITPNVSVFPTEPEGDPLKYWLRSGARLRERLPEDLLVLPSHEAPFYGLHVRLTQILEAHKEDLSALFKLLAEPRRAVDCFPALFKRDIGEGSLGLATGETLAHLNCLLGRRRIRRHCDEHGVNWYVQDPDAVDLDED
- a CDS encoding alpha/beta hydrolase, which translates into the protein MLQRLKVGLFRRYYRFSARQAWHAPDVHSSPGFLELPTSAGPLRGHLYRGEQSSERPLVIYFHGGGWVIGDLQTHHAYCQALCDASGATLIAVDYRLAPEHRFPTAQDDCLAAATAIAERLSDFGPNNGSIVLAGDSAGGQLSLCTALAAEKVLREAIVGMILTYPVVDHYTRPSPSYLDCARGQALTSDIMRWFWDSYLGDTDPEDPGTQRAFPIRSTALSTLPPALLCTAGRDPLRDEGMAMADALRDAGVAVEQEHYPDSEHGFACSLGPTEDYKAWLARCASWIAERPPSS
- a CDS encoding iron-containing alcohol dehydrogenase, with translation MNKIKNKLLFILAKILTASAPGGTYLAFAGAGSAAQLCGHIRRSGFKRVLVVTDTVLRDLGIVDKALEGFKDSDVDIAFYDGVQPDPTFDQGAAGLAILKDHGSDAVLAIGGGSSIDCAKLIAATATSDEDPRDWIGFAKVKHEVMPLFAIPTTAGTGSEATMGAVISDSATHEKGVISGAGLGMGATALDPDLQMGMPPAITAATGMDALTHAIEAYICRWDRGTRKENAERAIRIIFANLERAYTQGDDAEARESMALASYYAGIAINQVNVGTVHAIAHQLGGKYQIPHGLANAMVLPHVLDYCAVEAEDSLAELAQLIGVATAGQSAREQARAFIDAVVSLRDAVGIPATSEKINSADFDYLTGLAVAEATGYFAPRLLDEAGCKEILAKISA
- a CDS encoding NAD(P)H-quinone oxidoreductase; this encodes MTDITRRFVHIDESDRSLSLQEDQAPVPGADEVLIEVAAAGLNRADLLQWKGLYPPPPDASPIMGLEVAGTVVACGEAVNEFRPGDEVCALTHGGGYASHAIAPRGQTLAVPAAFELHEAAALPEALLTVWHNVFQRAGLKAGENVLIHGGASGIGTLGVGICKAMGATVFSTAGSEEKCRRVEALGASKAFNYKKEDFVEGLDALGLKGRIAVILDMVGGDYIERNFEVAAPEGRIVNIAFLRGFKADVNFLPLLLKRLTLTGSTLRAQSETQKAQMVREIREELFEHLDKGSIQAVIDREFPLAQAQEALEYMESGVHMGKILLRP